One Campylobacter concisus genomic window, TTAAAAATAATGGTCGTGAAATTTTATCAAATGACCTTGTCTATAAAGATGGCTCTTATGAGATTGATTTTGAAGACCTTGAAGCAAAGCTAGCGCAGCCGCTAACAACTATGATGCTTCTTTGCAATCCTCACAATCCAATAGGAAAAATTTGGGACAAAGAGACGCTTAAAAAAATAGGCGAGCTTTGCTACAAACATGATGTTTTGGTTATCAGCGATGAAATTCACTGCGATATAACTGATCCTGGTCTAAGCTACGTGCCATTTATCAGCGTTAGCGAGGAGTGCAAAAATAACTCAATCACGTGCATCTCGCCTACAAAGGCCTTTAATATCGCAGGACTTCAAAGCTCAGCCATCGTCACACCAAATAAACAGATACGTGCCAGAATAAATGCGGCTGTAAATTATGATGAGATAGGTGAGGCAAACGCATTTGCAATAACTGCGACAATAGCGGCATTTAACGATAGTCAAACATGGCTTGATGAGCTTAGGGAGTATCTCTTTGAAAACAAAAAAATCGTTATAAATTTTATAAAAGAGCAAAATTTACCAGTAAAGCTTCTACCTTCAAATGCGACTTATCTTTTGTGGCTTGATTGCAGCGCGTTTTGCGAGGATTCGAGTGACTTTATGAATTTCTTGCGTGATAAAGCTGGACTTTGGCTAAATGATGGCAATGCTTACAGAGGAGATAGATTTTTCCTCCGTATGAATATCGCAACCCAAAGAGTCAGAGTGCTTGAAGGGCTAAAACGCTTACAAAATGGCATAAATTTATACACTTCAAAAAGATAAATTGAGTAAATTTGGCTGGGTGGCTTTGAAATTTAAGCTACCCTTGCCTAATTAATACAGCTCGGGGCATTTTTGAAACAGTGAACATTGCCCCCCACCACCATTTTTTAACATCAAATCAAGTTTTGCTGATAAATTTAAAGGCAAGATGACCTACACTAGTTTTTATTTGGTTGCTTTAAATTTAAGTACAAAAACCGCCCAACCACAATGTAGCAGACCGATAAAAGCGAGCGTTTTATGCCTTTTTGAAGTGGTAAATTCTATGCCCATAGCTTGTAAATTTAGCAGTGGCTTTAAAATTTTCAACAAAGTAGAAATTTGAAGTTGAGATAACTCACACTGGCTTTAAATTTAAGAGAAATTTGTTTGCTAAAACAAAATCTTGAGCCATTTTTGAAGTTACACTTTCTTTTAAAACAAGGTAGTTCTTGCTGATAAATTTGATGACTTTAAAAATTTAGATAAAAGTAGAAATTTAAAGGCGGGAAAGCCCCGCCAGATATTATTTATGAAGCTCTTTTGTGTAAAACTCAACTGAGCCAAGACCCTCTTTTAGTGCCCACTCGTAAGCTTTGCTTATAAATTCCCAGTTTATGTTCTCATAAAAAGTCTCTAGGTATTTTGGGCGAGCGTTGAAGTTGTCGATGTAGTAAGCATGCTCCCAAACATCAACGACTAGAAGTGGTACTTTGCCGTCGCTCACTGGAGTTTTTGCGTTGCTAGTTTGTATGATCTCTAGCTTTTTACTGCTTGGATCAAATACAAGCCACGCCCAGCCTGAGCCAAAAAGCGTTGTAGCTGCTTTTAAAAATTCCTCTTTGAAATTTGCAAAATTTGCTTCGATCGCAGCTTTTAGCTCGCTTGACATCTTGCTTTTTTTAGCGATGCAGTCCCAGTAAAAGTCGTGGTTGTAAACTTGAGCAACGTTGTTATAAAGCCCACCTTCGCTATTTGTTAGAATTTCATAAAAAGATGCGTTAGCAAATTTTGTATCTTTTATAAGATTGTTTAAATTTGCTACGTAAGTTGCATGATGCTTGCCATAGTGGTATTCACAGGTTTTTGCGCTAACTACTGCATTGCTATTTGCATCAAATGGAAGTTTTCTAAGTTCAAACATAATAATTCCTTAATAATAAAATTTGTTGTTTCGTATTATAGCCATAAAAAATTAATAAATAAAAATCTTTTAAATTTAGCCGCAAAATATAGGCTAAATTTAAGCAAACCTAAACTTACATTTTTTGGCTGGCTTTTAAGCTTATGAAAAAGCAAACTTAGAGCAAAATATCCCGTGCATTTGGTTAAATAGATTCAAAAAATTTATTAAAAGTAAAAATAAAATAAATTTTATGTGTAAAAAAGTAACAAATATACTTTAAAAGTTTAGTTATAGAAAAATTATAAAAATTTTTTGAAAATATAAATTAGCTTTTAAAAGCATATTTGTTACTAAAATACACATATAAAAATAAACAACTGTGAATTTACGAAACAAAATTTCTAAATTTTTATTTTTGAAATTTATAATGCGTTTAACAAAACCATTACAAAGGATAAAAGATGAAATTCTTACAAGCTTTACTTTTCACTTGTGCCATCAGTGGCTTAGCATTTGGTGCTGATAAGGTCTATACGATCAAATTTGCTCACGTTGTCGCAGCTTCTACGCCAAAGGGCAAGGCAGCTGACTTTTTTGCAAAGCGTGCTGAAGAGCTAAGTGGCGGCAAGATAAAAGTTCAAGTCTTCCCATCAGCGCAGCTACTTGATGACGATAGAGTTTTTGGTGCGCTAAAACTTGGCAACGTTCAAATGGCAGCTCCAAGTTTTTCTAAATTTACACCTATCGTGCCGCAGTTTCAGCTATTTGACCTGCCTTTCATCTTTAAAGATGCAGACCACCTTCACAAGGTTCAAGATGGCGCAGTTGGCGAGGAGCTAAAAGGCCTTGTGACTAAAAAAGGCTTTGTAGCGCTTGATTACTGGGATGCGGGATTTAAGCACTTTAGCTCGAGCAAAAAACCGATCCTTGTGCCAGAAGATGCAAAAGGACAAAAATTTAGAATTCAAAGCTCAAAAGTGCTTGAAGAGCAGATCAAAGCGATCGGTGGCAACCCACAAGTTCTGCCATTTTCAGAGGTTTATTCTGCGCTTCAACAAGGCGTAGTTGATGCGACCGAAAACCCACTATCAAATTTCTATAACTCTAAATTTCACGAGGTTCAAAGCTCGCTTACGCTTTCACACCACGGATATCTAGGCTATCTAGTCGTTATGAGTGATAAATTTTGGAACAAACTACCAGATGATCTAAAAGCAAATGTAAAACAAGCTCTAAGCGAGGCTACAGCTTACGAGAGAGAAGAGACAGCTAAAGAGGACGCTCATGTCATAGCCGAGCTTGAAAAATATATAGCAGAGACTAAAAAGCTAGAAATTTTCAAGATAGACGACGCACAAAAAGCTGAGTGGGAGAAGACTATGCAGGCTATCTATCCTAAATTTTACGATGTCATCGGCAAAGAGCTTATAGAAAAAACAATCGAGACAAAATAATGAAAAATTTCATTAACGCTCTTGATATATTGATAGTCTCGCTCAATAAGACTATCGCCGTTTTAGGGCTAGCTAGTGGAACGCTACTAGCCTTTGCTAACGTCATGGCTAGATATTTTTTTGACAAAAGCTGGTCATGGGCGAGCGAGCTATCAAACTACTTATTTATATGGTCGGCGTTTTTTGCCGCAGCGTATGGCTTTAACAAGGGCATCCACGTGAGCGTAACTATCTTGGTGGAGAAATTTCCACCAGCGCTCGCGAAGGCATGCCTGCTCTTTTCGCACATCTTAACGACTGTCTTTTTGATATTTATCGCGGTTTATTCGGTGGATTATCTTAAAATTTTGCACGAGATCGAGCAGATGATAATAGACCTTGGCATACCTCAATGGGTCCCTATGCTAGTGCTTCCAATAGCCTTTGTCACAGCTAGCTACCGCTCGGCTGAAAAGGCTATCAAAGTAGCTCTAACTCCTGCAGCAAAGGTCGTAAGCAACGAAGCGCACGAGCTAGCTCATGGTAGCGTAGTCAAAGACTAAGGAGAAAAAAGATGACAATAGCATTTTTATTTATCCTGCTTTTTGCACTTATGCTAATAGGCGTGCCAGTCGCGGTTTCGCTAGGCACAAGCACCGTTTTAACGATGATATTTTTTACAGATATCGACATCGCTACGATCCCGCAGCTCATAT contains:
- a CDS encoding MalY/PatB family protein gives rise to the protein MKYDFDTLISRDGTNSSKWRMKNDVLPMWVADMDFKAAPEILNALQKRLDNGVFGYSFIPKEWNEAIKGWWKRRHDVSFENDWMCFCTGVIPAISTAIRRFSNPGDQILVQAPVYHVFFNCIKNNGREILSNDLVYKDGSYEIDFEDLEAKLAQPLTTMMLLCNPHNPIGKIWDKETLKKIGELCYKHDVLVISDEIHCDITDPGLSYVPFISVSEECKNNSITCISPTKAFNIAGLQSSAIVTPNKQIRARINAAVNYDEIGEANAFAITATIAAFNDSQTWLDELREYLFENKKIVINFIKEQNLPVKLLPSNATYLLWLDCSAFCEDSSDFMNFLRDKAGLWLNDGNAYRGDRFFLRMNIATQRVRVLEGLKRLQNGINLYTSKR
- the sodB gene encoding superoxide dismutase [Fe], producing the protein MFELRKLPFDANSNAVVSAKTCEYHYGKHHATYVANLNNLIKDTKFANASFYEILTNSEGGLYNNVAQVYNHDFYWDCIAKKSKMSSELKAAIEANFANFKEEFLKAATTLFGSGWAWLVFDPSSKKLEIIQTSNAKTPVSDGKVPLLVVDVWEHAYYIDNFNARPKYLETFYENINWEFISKAYEWALKEGLGSVEFYTKELHK
- a CDS encoding DctP family TRAP transporter solute-binding subunit — translated: MKFLQALLFTCAISGLAFGADKVYTIKFAHVVAASTPKGKAADFFAKRAEELSGGKIKVQVFPSAQLLDDDRVFGALKLGNVQMAAPSFSKFTPIVPQFQLFDLPFIFKDADHLHKVQDGAVGEELKGLVTKKGFVALDYWDAGFKHFSSSKKPILVPEDAKGQKFRIQSSKVLEEQIKAIGGNPQVLPFSEVYSALQQGVVDATENPLSNFYNSKFHEVQSSLTLSHHGYLGYLVVMSDKFWNKLPDDLKANVKQALSEATAYEREETAKEDAHVIAELEKYIAETKKLEIFKIDDAQKAEWEKTMQAIYPKFYDVIGKELIEKTIETK
- a CDS encoding TRAP transporter small permease codes for the protein MKNFINALDILIVSLNKTIAVLGLASGTLLAFANVMARYFFDKSWSWASELSNYLFIWSAFFAAAYGFNKGIHVSVTILVEKFPPALAKACLLFSHILTTVFLIFIAVYSVDYLKILHEIEQMIIDLGIPQWVPMLVLPIAFVTASYRSAEKAIKVALTPAAKVVSNEAHELAHGSVVKD